The following proteins are co-located in the Callithrix jacchus isolate 240 chromosome 10, calJac240_pri, whole genome shotgun sequence genome:
- the RBMXL2 gene encoding RNA-binding motif protein, X-linked-like-2 — translation MVEADRPGKLFIGGLNLETDEKALEAEFGKYGRIVEVLLMKDRETNKSRGFAFVTFESPADAKAAVRDMNGKTLDGKAIKVAQATKPAFKSSRRGPPPPRSHGRPRFLRGTHGGGSSPRGSPSRGGPDDDGDYPGDFDLRPSRAPMPMKRGPPLPPRRSGPPPKRAALSGLAHSGSGGGMRGRAPAARGRDGYSGPPRRELPPPRRAPYLGPREEGYSSRDGYSSRDYRDPRGFAPSPREYSHHNYGHSSVRDDCPLRGYGDRDGYGGRDRDYGDLSGGFYREPFESYGDLRVAVPGRGTPPSYGGGGRYEEYRGCSPDAYSGGRDSYSSSYSRSDRYSRCRDRVGRPDRGPPLSMERGCPPQRDSYSRSGHRVPRGRGRLGGRLERGGRRSRY, via the coding sequence ATGGTTGAAGCGGATCGCCCAGGAAAGCTGTTTATTGGGGGCCTCAACCTCGAAACCGATGAGAAAGCCCTCGAGGCTGAGTTTGGCAAGTATGGCCGCATCGTCGAGGTGCTCCTGATGAAAGACCGAGAAACCAACAAGTCCAGGGGCTTTGCGTTCGTCACCTTCGAAAGCCCCGCAGACGCCAAGGCCGCCGTCAGAGACATGAACGGCAAGACCCTGGATGGTAAGGCCATCAAGGTGGCCCAGGCCACCAAGCCGGCATTCAAGAGCAGCCGGCGGGGCCCACCGCCCCCTCGCAGCCACGGTCGCCCGAGGTTCCTGCGTGGGACCCATGGGGGTGGCAGCAGCCCAAGGGGATCACCCTCCCGGGGCGGGCCCGATGACGACGGCGACTACCCGGGGGATTTCGACCTGCGGCCCTCCAGGGCCCCAATGCCCATGAAGCGTGGGCCACCGCTGCCCCCGCGCCGGTCAGGTCCACCTCCCAAGAGGGCAGCGCTGTCGGGCCTGGCTCACAGCGGCAGCGGCGGTGGAATGCGCGGGAGGGCCCCGGCCGCACGGGGGCGAGACGGCTACTCAGGCCCGCCACGCCGGGAGCTGCCGCCCCCTCGCCGCGCCCCCTACCTGGGCCCACGGGAGGAGGGCTACTCGTCCAGAGACGGCTACTCGAGCCGCGACTACCGCGACCCCCGGGGTTTTGCCCCCTCGCCCCGAGAGTACAGCCACCACAATTACGGCCACTCCAGTGTGCGGGACGACTGTCCCTTGAGAGGCTACGGCGACCGAGACGGCTACGGGGGTCGCGACCGTGACTACGGAGATCTGAGCGGAGGCTTCTACCGAGAACCCTTCGAGAGCTACGGAGACCTGCGCGTTGCCGTCCCGGGGCGGGGGACCCCGCCATCTTACGGAGGAGGAGGCCGCTACGAGGAGTACCGGGGCTGCTCGCCCGACGCCTATAGCGGTGGCCGCGACAGTTACAGCAGCAGTTACAGCCGGAGCGACCGCTACTCGCGGTGCCGAGACCGGGTGGGCAGACCGGATCGTGGGCCCCCACTGTCCATGGAAAGGGGCTGCCCTCCTCAGCGTGATTCTTACAGCCGGTCAGGCCACAGGGTGCCCAGGGGCAGAGGCCGTCTAGGAGGCCGCTTGGAGAGAGGGGGACGCCGGAGCAGATACTAA